One Trichosurus vulpecula isolate mTriVul1 chromosome 7, mTriVul1.pri, whole genome shotgun sequence genomic region harbors:
- the LOC118856847 gene encoding histone H2B type 2-E produces MPEPAKSAPAPKKGSKKAVTKAQKKDGKKRKRSRKESYSIYVYKVLKQVHPDTGISSKAMGIMNSFVNDIFERIAGEASRLAHYNKRSTITSREIQTAVRLLLPGELAKHAVSEGTKAVTKYTSSK; encoded by the coding sequence ATGCCTGAGCCCGCCAAGTCCGCTCCCGCCCCGAAGAAGGGCTCCAAAAAGGCCGTGACCAAGGCACAGAAGAAGGATGGCAAGAAGCGCAAGCGCAGCCGCAAGGAAAGCTACTCTATCTACGTGTACAAGGTGCTGAAGCAGGTCCACCCCGACACCGGCATCTCGTCCAAGGCCATGGGCATCATGAACTCCTTCGTCAACGACATCTTCGAGCGCATCGCCGGCGAGGCGTCCCGCCTGGCGCATTACAACAAGCGCTCCACCATCACGTCCCGGGAGATCCAGACGGCCGTGCGCCTGCTGCTCCCCGGGGAGCTGGCCAAGCACGCCGTGTCCGAGGGCACCAAGGCCGTCACCAAGTACACCAGCTCCAAGTAG